From a single Anaerolineaceae bacterium oral taxon 439 genomic region:
- a CDS encoding methionine adenosyltransferase has product MSTFMNSPRFYFTSESVTAGHSDKVCDQISDAILDACLEQDPNSRVACETAVKTGFAMVFGEITTAAFVNFDILVRDVIKEIGYDSSEKCFDGNTCAVLSAISTQSADIALGVDKSLEAKKGTDADFSTGAGDQGMMFGFACNETETLMPTPIYLAHRLVEKLEEVRKNGTLPWVYPDGKSQVTVEYSFGKPKRIEAVVISTQHAASMRGKHDEIEAAIRKHVIDPVLPPALVDSELKVFVNPTGEFVIGGPLGDSGLTGRKIIVDTYGGMGRHGGGAFSGKDATKVDRSAAYAARWVAKNIVAAGIADRCEIQLSYAIGVAKPLSINVETFGTGKIADEKIAAIVGENFDLRPGAIIERLGLRRPIFRKTAYWGHFGREDADFTWEKTDMAETLRKAAGL; this is encoded by the coding sequence ATGTCAACGTTCATGAACTCACCCAGGTTCTACTTCACGTCCGAATCCGTCACCGCGGGACATTCGGATAAAGTCTGCGACCAGATCAGCGACGCGATCCTCGACGCCTGCCTGGAGCAGGATCCGAATTCGCGCGTCGCCTGCGAAACGGCGGTAAAGACCGGTTTCGCGATGGTTTTCGGCGAAATTACGACCGCCGCGTTCGTTAATTTCGATATCCTCGTCCGCGACGTCATTAAGGAAATCGGCTACGATTCGAGCGAAAAATGCTTCGACGGAAATACCTGCGCCGTGTTGTCCGCGATCTCGACCCAATCCGCGGATATCGCCCTCGGCGTCGATAAGTCGCTTGAAGCGAAAAAGGGAACGGACGCCGATTTCAGTACCGGAGCCGGCGATCAGGGAATGATGTTCGGGTTCGCCTGCAACGAAACGGAAACGTTAATGCCGACGCCGATCTACCTGGCGCATCGGCTCGTCGAGAAGCTCGAAGAGGTTCGGAAAAACGGGACGCTCCCCTGGGTCTATCCCGACGGGAAAAGCCAGGTCACGGTCGAGTACAGCTTCGGGAAGCCGAAACGGATCGAAGCCGTCGTAATCTCCACTCAGCACGCCGCTTCCATGCGCGGGAAGCATGACGAAATCGAAGCCGCGATCCGGAAACATGTCATCGATCCGGTGCTGCCGCCAGCGCTCGTCGACAGCGAGCTCAAGGTCTTCGTGAACCCGACCGGCGAATTCGTCATCGGCGGACCGCTCGGCGACTCCGGGCTGACCGGGCGAAAGATTATTGTCGATACGTACGGCGGGATGGGCCGGCATGGCGGCGGCGCGTTCAGCGGAAAAGACGCGACCAAGGTCGACCGTTCGGCCGCTTACGCCGCGCGCTGGGTCGCGAAAAATATCGTCGCCGCCGGGATCGCGGACCGCTGCGAAATCCAGCTTTCCTACGCGATTGGCGTCGCGAAGCCGCTCTCGATCAACGTTGAAACGTTCGGGACCGGAAAAATCGCCGATGAAAAAATTGCCGCGATCGTCGGCGAAAATTTTGACCTGCGCCCGGGCGCGATTATCGAGCGGTTAGGGCTGCGCCGGCCGATCTTCCGAAAAACCGCCTACTGGGGCCATTTCGGACGCGAGGACGCAGATTTCACCTGGGAAAAGACCGACATGGCGGAGACGCTTCGGAAAGCCGCCGGATTATAG
- a CDS encoding DNA gyrase subunit A, whose amino-acid sequence MEKDEIQLVDIDRQMREAYLDYAMSVIVSRALPDARDGLKPVHRRILFAMQDMGIRASGAHKKSARIVGEVLGKYHPHGDSSIYDAMARMAQDFSMRYTLVDGQGNFGSIDGDSPAAMRYTEARLEKITEEILADIDKDTIDFTDNFDGTLKEPTVMPTRVPLLLMNGSSGIAVGMATNVPPHNLGELCDAINYMIENFDNLDDISVDDLMNFVKGPDFPTGGVIMGREAIAQAYSTGRGKIVVRGRTHFEETRGSERYDIVITEIPYQVNKTTLIERIAQMAREGRIDQIFNLRDESDRDGMRIVIELKKGSQPNQVLNLLYKHTPLQSTFGVINLALVEDQPRTLSLKRALRIFINHRLVVVRRRSEYELRKARERAHILEGLMIALANLDDVIALIRAAKDTPTAKEQLMTRYGLTDIQAQAILDLQLRRLSALEQQKIEDELAEIRNRIAYLESVLADPKLQLGIVETETREIREKYADERRTTIDLDATDALDDLDMVEDRSVFVSLTKRGYIKRVNSDTYRTYNRGAMGIAGHALKDEDHALKLVHANTLDKMLFFTDRGKVYAEYVFRIAEGGRTDKGTPAINIINLEADEKITEMVCVHEFSPAKYLLMGTANGKVKRTPLSDFANIRSSGIIAMGMEEGDELLWAKITGGNDDVVIVSRNGKGLRFGEKKIRAIGRTGSGVRAMKLAEGDRVASMAVCRPEEKLLIISERGIGKRILVSSLTPHGRGTGGVMVTSARCLDICGRIVSAIVIADDEDATFLTSVGNIIRLRGDKIPVQGRAARGVRVIRLGEDAAIVSVVASEHDETAGEADVVLDGETGEAISPADELDELDRELAEDDLDEPEEEELDEDAGDEDEDGEV is encoded by the coding sequence ATGGAAAAAGATGAAATTCAGTTAGTCGATATCGATCGGCAAATGCGGGAGGCGTATCTCGATTATGCGATGAGCGTTATCGTTTCGCGCGCGCTTCCCGACGCCCGGGACGGGTTGAAGCCGGTTCATCGCCGGATTCTGTTCGCGATGCAGGACATGGGGATTCGCGCCAGCGGAGCGCACAAGAAGTCGGCGCGTATCGTCGGCGAAGTTTTAGGCAAGTACCATCCGCATGGCGACAGCTCGATTTACGACGCGATGGCGCGCATGGCGCAGGATTTCTCGATGCGTTACACGCTGGTCGACGGGCAGGGCAACTTTGGTTCGATCGACGGCGATTCCCCTGCGGCGATGCGGTACACGGAGGCGCGGCTCGAAAAAATTACCGAGGAGATCCTCGCTGATATCGATAAAGACACGATCGATTTCACCGATAACTTTGACGGGACGCTGAAGGAACCGACGGTCATGCCGACCAGGGTCCCGCTTTTGCTGATGAACGGGTCGTCGGGAATCGCGGTCGGGATGGCGACGAACGTTCCGCCGCATAATCTCGGCGAGCTCTGCGACGCGATTAACTACATGATCGAGAATTTCGACAACCTTGACGATATTTCGGTCGACGACCTGATGAATTTCGTTAAGGGACCGGATTTCCCGACCGGCGGCGTGATCATGGGCCGCGAAGCGATCGCGCAGGCGTATTCGACCGGCCGCGGCAAGATCGTCGTCCGCGGGCGAACGCATTTTGAAGAAACGCGCGGAAGCGAACGCTACGATATTGTCATCACCGAAATTCCGTATCAGGTCAATAAAACGACGCTGATCGAACGCATTGCGCAAATGGCGCGCGAGGGACGGATCGATCAGATTTTTAATTTGCGCGACGAATCCGACCGCGATGGCATGCGCATCGTGATCGAGCTGAAAAAAGGGAGCCAGCCGAATCAGGTTCTCAACCTGCTTTATAAGCATACGCCGCTCCAATCGACGTTCGGCGTGATCAACCTGGCGCTGGTCGAGGACCAGCCGCGGACGCTTTCGCTGAAACGGGCGCTTCGGATTTTTATCAACCACCGCCTCGTCGTCGTGCGCCGCCGCAGCGAATACGAACTCCGCAAGGCGCGGGAACGCGCCCATATTTTAGAAGGCCTGATGATCGCGCTGGCAAATCTGGACGACGTTATCGCGCTGATCCGCGCCGCGAAGGATACTCCGACCGCCAAAGAACAGCTCATGACGCGGTACGGGCTGACCGATATTCAGGCGCAGGCAATCCTGGACCTGCAGCTGCGCCGGCTTTCCGCGCTGGAACAGCAGAAAATCGAAGACGAGCTCGCCGAAATCCGGAACAGGATCGCGTATCTTGAATCGGTCTTAGCCGATCCAAAGCTGCAGCTGGGGATCGTCGAGACGGAAACCCGCGAAATTCGCGAGAAATACGCCGACGAGCGGCGGACGACGATCGATCTGGACGCGACCGACGCGCTGGACGATCTGGACATGGTTGAAGATCGCTCGGTTTTCGTTTCTCTGACGAAGCGCGGCTATATCAAGCGTGTCAACTCCGATACTTATCGGACGTATAACCGCGGCGCGATGGGGATCGCGGGTCATGCGCTCAAGGATGAAGACCATGCGCTCAAGCTCGTTCACGCCAATACGCTGGATAAGATGCTCTTCTTTACGGATCGCGGGAAGGTTTACGCCGAATACGTCTTCCGGATCGCCGAGGGCGGGCGGACGGATAAAGGGACGCCGGCGATCAATATTATCAATCTTGAGGCGGACGAGAAAATTACCGAGATGGTCTGCGTTCATGAGTTCTCGCCGGCGAAATACCTGCTGATGGGGACCGCGAACGGGAAGGTCAAGCGGACGCCGCTCTCCGATTTCGCGAATATCCGCTCCTCCGGGATTATCGCGATGGGGATGGAGGAAGGCGACGAGCTGCTTTGGGCGAAGATTACCGGCGGGAACGACGACGTCGTCATCGTCAGTCGCAACGGCAAGGGGCTCCGCTTCGGCGAAAAGAAAATTCGCGCGATCGGCAGGACGGGTTCCGGCGTTCGCGCGATGAAATTAGCGGAGGGCGACCGCGTCGCCTCGATGGCGGTCTGCCGCCCGGAAGAAAAGCTGTTGATTATCAGCGAGCGCGGGATCGGGAAACGGATCCTCGTTTCTTCGCTGACGCCGCATGGCCGCGGAACGGGCGGCGTGATGGTGACCAGCGCACGGTGTCTGGATATCTGCGGCCGGATCGTTTCGGCAATCGTTATCGCCGACGACGAGGACGCGACCTTCCTGACGAGCGTTGGGAATATTATCCGACTCCGCGGCGATAAGATCCCGGTTCAGGGGCGCGCTGCGCGCGGGGTCCGCGTCATCCGGCTCGGCGAGGACGCGGCGATCGTGTCCGTCGTCGCCAGCGAGCATGACGAAACGGCGGGAGAAGCGGACGTCGTTCTTGACGGCGAGACCGGCGAAGCGATCAGCCCGGCGGACGAACTCGACGAGCTCGATCGCGAACTCGCGGAGGACGATCTCGACGAACCGGAAGAAGAGGAACTCGACGAGGACGCCGGGGATGAGGATGAAGACGGAGAAGTATGA
- a CDS encoding prevent-host-death protein encodes MHSVNLSAAQKNLYRLIMDVNEYSSPITITNSKGKNAVLLSEQDWNAIQETLYLNSIPGMVDSILSSRQEDASERGLA; translated from the coding sequence ATGCATAGCGTAAACCTATCCGCCGCACAAAAGAACCTGTATCGATTGATCATGGATGTCAACGAATATTCTTCGCCCATCACGATAACAAACAGCAAGGGAAAGAACGCAGTTCTGCTGTCCGAACAGGATTGGAACGCAATTCAGGAGACGCTGTACCTGAATTCAATCCCGGGGATGGTCGACAGCATTTTAAGTTCCCGACAGGAGGATGCGTCTGAAAGAGGGTTGGCTTGA
- a CDS encoding Maebl, whose protein sequence is MLIDGDNAQPSLIDKILAETTKYGLITIRRIYGDWTSANMGGWKDTLQSHAIQPIQQFRYTVGKNATDSAMIIDAMDIFYSGTVDAFCLVSSDSDYTRLATRIREQGIFVMGIGKKITPRAFVNACDVFVYTENLVPADQLRSAPASGSGSGNGNGGSHKRKTAKASAAQNTAPSAPAVTDPTLELDSASNDPLPLLRSAFDLAASDNGWAFLGTLGHHLRQLDPGFDSRTFGYRQLSLMIQAYPDVIETKEVKGTDGTAAIYARLRTPDPMKAK, encoded by the coding sequence ATGCTGATCGACGGCGACAACGCGCAGCCGTCGCTGATCGATAAAATTCTGGCAGAGACGACGAAATACGGCCTGATCACGATCCGGCGGATTTACGGGGATTGGACCTCGGCGAATATGGGAGGCTGGAAAGACACGCTTCAGAGCCACGCGATCCAGCCGATCCAGCAGTTCCGCTACACGGTCGGCAAGAACGCGACCGATTCGGCGATGATTATCGACGCGATGGATATCTTTTATTCGGGAACGGTAGACGCGTTCTGCCTCGTTTCGAGCGACAGCGATTATACGCGCCTGGCGACCCGGATCCGCGAACAGGGTATCTTCGTCATGGGGATCGGCAAGAAAATTACGCCGCGCGCGTTCGTAAACGCCTGCGATGTGTTCGTGTATACTGAAAACCTCGTCCCCGCGGATCAGCTTCGTTCCGCCCCCGCGTCGGGGAGCGGTTCTGGAAATGGGAACGGGGGTTCGCATAAGCGCAAAACGGCTAAAGCGTCCGCGGCGCAAAATACGGCTCCGTCGGCGCCGGCCGTCACGGACCCGACGCTCGAACTCGACAGCGCTTCGAACGATCCGCTGCCGCTGCTGCGTTCCGCGTTCGATTTAGCGGCGAGCGATAACGGCTGGGCGTTTCTCGGAACGCTGGGGCATCACCTGCGTCAGCTCGACCCCGGTTTCGATTCGCGGACCTTCGGTTATCGTCAGCTGTCGCTGATGATCCAGGCGTATCCGGACGTAATCGAGACGAAGGAAGTCAAGGGGACGGACGGGACGGCGGCGATTTACGCGCGGCTCCGGACGCCGGATCCGATGAAAGCGAAATAA
- a CDS encoding ATPase, protein MEIKRDAYLNALIRKKDNGRVKIITGIRRCGKSYLLFNLYKNYLLRNGVREDQIVEIALDEIDSVRYRNPFALNEFVKEKIAGKTDRAYVFIDEIQLCASVSNPYLDDPNEKVTFIDTVLGLMKIRNLDLYVSGSNSKMLSREVLTQFRDRGDEIRVFPLSFGEFYPAYYETHSASYRADPLSALSPGGDAWIEYCTYGGMPYLLSLESAEEKSRYLKDLMDETYVRDIIERNDIRNEKETLEILLDFVSSAIGSLTNPTKLENRFLSERKLRISHSTIARYLDYFVEAYLLSAAKRYDIKGAKYFDTPLKYYFTDIGLRNARLNFRQTEETHLMENILYNDLIRRGYNVDVGVVPYSTRAAGDPGGERKTRGQLEVDFVVNHGSQRTYIQSALRIDEAEKREQETNSLLRIDDSFRKIVVVQDRIHPWQDEKGIFYIGIQDFLLDERMIGF, encoded by the coding sequence ATGGAAATCAAAAGAGACGCATACCTGAACGCACTGATCCGGAAAAAGGACAATGGCCGCGTCAAGATTATCACCGGGATCCGGCGCTGCGGAAAATCTTACCTGCTCTTCAATTTATATAAAAATTACCTGCTGCGAAACGGGGTACGGGAGGACCAGATCGTCGAAATCGCGCTCGACGAAATCGACAGCGTTCGCTATCGCAACCCATTCGCGCTGAACGAGTTCGTCAAAGAGAAAATCGCGGGAAAGACCGACCGGGCGTACGTTTTTATCGACGAAATCCAGCTTTGCGCGAGCGTTTCGAATCCATACCTCGACGACCCGAACGAAAAAGTTACTTTTATCGACACGGTTCTCGGCTTGATGAAAATCAGGAATCTCGACCTCTACGTATCCGGGAGCAATTCGAAAATGCTCTCCCGGGAAGTCCTGACCCAGTTCCGGGACCGGGGCGATGAAATCCGCGTCTTTCCGCTATCGTTCGGTGAATTTTATCCAGCTTACTACGAAACGCATTCCGCATCTTACCGCGCAGACCCGTTATCAGCGTTAAGTCCGGGCGGCGACGCCTGGATAGAATACTGTACGTACGGAGGGATGCCTTATCTTTTATCGCTCGAAAGCGCAGAGGAAAAAAGCCGCTATCTGAAAGACCTGATGGACGAAACGTACGTCAGGGACATTATCGAACGGAACGATATCCGAAACGAAAAAGAAACGCTCGAAATCCTGCTGGATTTCGTCTCCTCGGCGATCGGCTCACTGACGAACCCGACGAAGCTGGAGAACCGCTTCCTCTCAGAAAGGAAGCTGCGCATTTCTCACAGTACCATCGCCAGATATCTCGACTATTTCGTCGAAGCGTATCTTCTCAGCGCCGCGAAACGGTACGATATCAAAGGGGCGAAATATTTTGACACGCCGCTGAAATATTATTTTACCGATATCGGGCTTCGGAACGCGCGTCTCAACTTCCGGCAAACGGAAGAAACGCATCTCATGGAAAATATCCTGTATAACGACCTGATCCGACGCGGATATAACGTCGACGTCGGCGTCGTTCCATACAGCACCCGGGCGGCAGGCGATCCGGGCGGGGAACGGAAAACCCGCGGCCAGCTTGAAGTCGATTTCGTCGTCAACCATGGGAGCCAGCGAACCTATATCCAATCCGCGCTGCGGATCGACGAAGCTGAAAAACGGGAGCAGGAGACCAACTCCCTCCTCCGGATCGACGATTCATTCAGGAAAATCGTCGTCGTCCAGGACCGGATCCATCCCTGGCAGGACGAAAAAGGAATTTTCTACATCGGGATTCAGGATTTTTTACTGGACGAACGGATGATCGGATTTTAA